The following are from one region of the Edwardsiella tarda ATCC 15947 = NBRC 105688 genome:
- a CDS encoding ACP phosphodiesterase translates to MNFLAHLHLAALADSSLLGNLLADFVRGDPQPYYDGDVCAGIRMHRRIDRITDGLPQVRAARTGFSDACRRVAPITLDIVWDHFLARHWTRLEPQQSLDHFVAHAAHTILPQLEGTPESFQRLNHHLWQERWLLRYAELPFLARVLHGMAQRRPRLAALSDSFSDIERNYSQLERQFWDFYPQMMQQARERAL, encoded by the coding sequence ATGAATTTCCTCGCCCATCTTCACCTTGCCGCCCTGGCGGACAGCTCACTCCTCGGCAATCTGTTAGCCGACTTCGTGCGCGGCGATCCCCAGCCCTATTACGACGGCGACGTCTGCGCCGGTATCCGCATGCATCGTCGCATCGATCGCATCACGGATGGGCTGCCGCAAGTGCGCGCCGCACGAACCGGGTTTAGCGACGCCTGTCGGCGCGTCGCACCGATCACGCTGGATATCGTCTGGGACCACTTCCTGGCTCGCCATTGGACACGCCTGGAACCGCAGCAATCGCTGGATCATTTTGTCGCTCACGCGGCGCACACCATCCTGCCCCAGTTAGAGGGGACCCCCGAGAGCTTTCAACGGCTCAATCACCATCTCTGGCAGGAGCGCTGGCTACTGCGTTACGCCGAGTTACCCTTCCTCGCACGCGTGCTGCATGGGATGGCGCAACGCCGCCCTCGCTTGGCCGCCCTCAGCGACTCCTTTAGCGATATCGAACGCAACTACAGCCAACTCGAGCGACAATTCTGGGATTTCTATCCACAAATGATGCAACAAGCGCGAGAACGCGCGCTGTAA
- a CDS encoding peroxiredoxin C yields the protein MVLVSRQAPDFTAAAVMGNGEIVDKFNFKAFTQGKPTVVFFWPMDFTFVCPSELIAFDHRYKEFQARGVEVVGVSMDSEFVHNAWRKTPVDKGGIGEVQYPLVADVKHEIMRAYGIEHPEEGVALRGSFLIDKDGIVRHQVVNDLPLGRNVDEMLRMVDAMQFHEEHGDVCPAQWEKGKAGMGASPDGVAKYLTENADQL from the coding sequence ATGGTCCTGGTTTCTCGTCAAGCACCTGACTTTACCGCTGCCGCCGTGATGGGTAACGGCGAAATCGTTGATAAATTCAACTTTAAAGCATTCACCCAGGGTAAACCGACCGTGGTGTTCTTCTGGCCGATGGACTTCACCTTCGTCTGCCCGTCAGAATTGATCGCCTTCGATCACCGTTATAAAGAATTCCAGGCGCGCGGCGTCGAAGTGGTCGGCGTCTCTATGGACTCCGAGTTTGTCCACAACGCCTGGCGTAAAACACCGGTCGACAAAGGCGGTATCGGCGAAGTTCAATACCCGCTGGTTGCCGATGTGAAGCATGAAATCATGCGTGCTTACGGCATCGAACATCCGGAAGAGGGCGTCGCACTGCGTGGCTCCTTCCTGATCGACAAAGACGGTATCGTGCGCCACCAGGTAGTCAACGATCTGCCGCTGGGACGTAACGTCGATGAGATGCTGCGTATGGTCGATGCCATGCAGTTCCACGAAGAGCACGGCGATGTTTGCCCGGCTCAGTGGGAAAAAGGCAAAGCTGGCATGGGCGCCTCTCCGGACGGCGTCGCCAAATACCTGACTGAAAACGCCGATCAGCTGTAA
- the malZ gene encoding maltodextrin glucosidase, protein MLNAWHLPVAPYLRRHGEALEVTLWLAGATLPQHVLLRCEPDNEEWLLAMSPRQHPPYVVYRARLTLAEGEALRRYCFKLLWADRQCWLTPTGLQSIPPGQTEQFAVSDPSPYPQWVADRLFYQIFPDRFARASGQRDEAAQGVRAWDAPLDESTDGYTRYGGDLDGIIERLPYLQALGVDALYLNPIFTAPSNHKYDTADYDHVDACLGGDAALIRLRQATHDAGMRLILDGVFNHTGDSHPWFDRHRQGETGACHHPDSPQREYYTFDSAGQALGWKGEASLPKLDYASPGVVDRIYRDQDSVVRHWLRPPYAIDGWRLDVVHMLGEGGSARANLTHLAGIYQTVKAENPQGYVLGEHFGDARRWLQAGVEDGAMNYMGFALPLRAFLAGIDVAYQPIQLTAADCAEWMERYRAGLSQQQQLCQFNQLDSHDTARFLTLLQGNYARMRLALTWLFTWIGVPCLYYGDEIGLAGGNDPYCRAPFPWETSRWDMTLLTLCRQLAALRRQYTALRRGGCRVIHADEESLLFIRQWQDEHLLIAIRRTGRATLSVPYTPLLPHGTWRLLCGEGELDAGAQEMSLDLAAESASLWLLRH, encoded by the coding sequence ATGCTGAATGCCTGGCACTTACCGGTCGCGCCTTATCTGCGCCGGCATGGAGAGGCGTTGGAGGTGACGTTGTGGCTGGCGGGCGCGACGCTGCCGCAACACGTCTTACTGCGTTGCGAACCGGACAATGAAGAGTGGCTGCTGGCGATGAGCCCGCGGCAACATCCGCCGTATGTCGTGTATCGCGCCCGTTTGACGCTGGCGGAGGGAGAGGCGTTGCGGCGCTACTGCTTTAAGCTGTTGTGGGCCGATCGGCAGTGTTGGCTGACGCCAACCGGTCTCCAGAGCATCCCGCCGGGACAGACGGAGCAGTTTGCCGTGAGCGACCCCTCTCCCTATCCCCAGTGGGTCGCGGATCGCCTGTTTTACCAGATCTTTCCCGACCGTTTCGCCCGCGCCTCCGGCCAGCGAGATGAAGCGGCGCAGGGCGTGCGGGCCTGGGATGCGCCATTGGATGAGTCGACGGATGGTTATACCCGCTACGGCGGTGATCTCGACGGGATCATCGAGCGGCTCCCCTATCTCCAGGCGCTGGGAGTCGATGCCTTATACCTCAATCCCATCTTCACGGCGCCGAGCAACCATAAGTATGACACGGCCGATTATGACCATGTCGATGCGTGTCTCGGTGGGGATGCGGCGTTGATTCGCCTACGCCAGGCGACCCACGATGCCGGCATGCGTCTGATCCTGGATGGCGTCTTCAATCACACCGGGGATAGCCACCCGTGGTTTGACCGTCACCGACAGGGGGAGACGGGGGCGTGCCATCACCCCGACTCTCCACAGCGTGAGTACTATACCTTCGATAGCGCGGGGCAGGCGTTAGGCTGGAAGGGCGAAGCCTCGTTGCCCAAGCTGGATTATGCCAGTCCTGGGGTCGTCGATCGTATCTATCGTGATCAGGATAGTGTGGTGCGTCATTGGCTGCGTCCGCCCTATGCCATTGATGGTTGGCGCTTAGACGTGGTTCATATGCTGGGCGAGGGGGGCAGCGCGCGCGCTAATCTTACGCATCTGGCGGGGATTTATCAGACCGTGAAAGCGGAGAATCCTCAGGGCTATGTGCTGGGCGAACACTTCGGTGATGCGCGCCGTTGGTTACAGGCCGGGGTTGAGGATGGGGCGATGAATTACATGGGCTTCGCCTTACCGCTCCGCGCCTTTCTGGCCGGTATAGACGTCGCCTATCAACCGATACAATTGACGGCGGCGGATTGCGCCGAATGGATGGAGCGTTATCGCGCCGGGTTGAGTCAGCAACAGCAGTTGTGCCAGTTTAACCAATTGGATAGCCACGATACCGCTCGCTTCCTCACCCTGCTACAGGGCAATTATGCGCGGATGCGCTTGGCGCTGACTTGGCTATTCACCTGGATCGGGGTGCCTTGTCTCTACTACGGTGATGAGATCGGCCTAGCGGGGGGCAACGATCCCTATTGTCGCGCGCCGTTTCCCTGGGAGACGTCCCGTTGGGATATGACCTTATTGACGTTGTGCCGTCAGTTGGCCGCGCTGCGTAGGCAGTATACCGCGTTACGCCGTGGTGGTTGCCGGGTGATCCATGCCGATGAGGAGTCGTTGCTATTCATTCGTCAGTGGCAAGATGAGCATCTGCTGATCGCCATTCGGCGCACCGGGCGCGCTACGTTGAGCGTACCGTATACGCCTTTGTTGCCTCATGGCACGTGGCGTTTGCTCTGTGGCGAGGGAGAACTCGACGCTGGCGCGCAGGAGATGTCGCTCGACCTTGCCGCCGAGAGCGCGAGCCTGTGGTTACTGCGCCATTGA
- a CDS encoding mechanosensitive ion channel family protein, translating to MQKIVMRWLEQFGLEFTHMTSLVLVLTLIALTAVVIHLLLHRLLLSRLRRRGLQSENMWLKVLTQHNLFHRLALLFQGVIVNLQAVFWLHPGTDAGNALIIAAQLWILLYALLSLFSLLDILLDLSHQLAVATQLPLRGIFQGTKLLAAIIIGILMISLLMGQSPIFLISGLGAMAAVLMLVFKDPILGLVAGIQLSANDMLHLGDWLEMPKYGADGAVIDIGLTTVKVRNWDNTITTIPTYALVSDSFKNWRGMSESGGRRIKRSLNIDTTSIRFLSEADLTSLQRSALLQPYLHDKTLEIARYNQQVQSDLSSPLNGRRMTNLGTLRAYLQAYLTQHPRIRKDMTLMVRQLAPTPDGLPIEIYAFTNTVVWAEYEAIQADIFDHTFAVIEQFGLRIHQTPTGTDVRAIAHHLTAAPSRNLTAD from the coding sequence ATGCAAAAAATAGTGATGCGCTGGCTGGAACAGTTCGGCCTTGAATTTACCCATATGACCTCGCTGGTACTGGTGCTGACCCTGATTGCACTGACGGCGGTCGTCATCCATCTGCTATTACACCGCCTGTTGCTCTCTCGCCTGCGTCGCCGTGGCCTGCAGAGCGAAAACATGTGGCTCAAGGTCCTCACGCAACACAACCTGTTTCACCGCCTGGCGCTGCTGTTTCAAGGGGTGATTGTCAATCTTCAGGCTGTCTTCTGGCTTCATCCCGGCACCGATGCGGGCAATGCGCTGATCATCGCCGCTCAGCTGTGGATCCTGCTGTACGCCCTGCTCTCGCTCTTCTCCCTGCTCGACATTCTGTTGGATCTGTCGCATCAGTTGGCTGTCGCCACCCAGTTGCCTCTGCGCGGTATCTTCCAGGGAACCAAGCTGCTGGCGGCGATCATCATCGGTATCTTGATGATCTCGCTGCTGATGGGCCAGTCGCCCATCTTTCTGATCAGCGGCCTGGGTGCCATGGCCGCCGTGTTAATGTTGGTCTTTAAAGATCCCATTCTCGGCTTAGTGGCCGGCATCCAGCTCTCCGCCAACGACATGCTACACCTCGGTGACTGGCTGGAGATGCCCAAATATGGTGCCGATGGCGCGGTGATCGACATCGGGCTGACCACGGTGAAAGTGCGCAACTGGGATAACACCATCACCACAATCCCGACCTATGCGCTGGTCTCCGACTCTTTCAAGAACTGGCGTGGGATGTCAGAGTCCGGTGGCCGACGCATCAAACGTAGCCTGAACATCGACACCACCAGCATTCGCTTCCTGAGCGAGGCGGATCTGACCTCACTGCAGCGCAGTGCGTTACTGCAACCCTATCTACACGACAAGACGCTGGAGATCGCCCGCTACAACCAGCAGGTCCAGAGTGATCTGAGCTCACCGCTCAACGGGCGGCGTATGACCAACCTGGGCACCTTGCGCGCCTATCTCCAGGCCTACCTGACCCAACACCCTCGTATCCGTAAGGACATGACCCTCATGGTGCGCCAGCTGGCCCCGACGCCCGATGGCTTGCCCATCGAGATCTATGCCTTTACCAATACCGTCGTCTGGGCGGAGTATGAGGCGATCCAGGCGGACATCTTCGATCACACCTTCGCGGTGATTGAGCAGTTTGGTCTACGCATTCACCAGACGCCAACCGGTACCGATGTACGCGCCATCGCGCATCATCTCACCGCGGCACCGTCGCGTAACCTTACCGCCGATTGA
- the proY gene encoding proline-specific permease ProY, whose product MQQQANKLKRGLNARHIRFMALGSAIGTGLFYGSADAIKMAGPSVLLAYLIGGIAAFIIMRALGEMSVNNPQASSFSRYAQDYLGPMAGYITGWTYCFEILIVAIADVTAFGIYMGVWFPAVPHWIWVLSVVLIIGAVNLMSVRVFGELEFWFSFFKVATIVVMILAGFGIIIWGIGNGGQPTGISNLWSHGGFFSHGVMGMILSLQLVMFAYGGIEIIGITAGEAADPKRAIPKAINSVPLRILVFYVGTLFVIMSIYPWNQVGTQGSPFVLTFQHMGITVAAGILNFVVITASLSAINSDVFGVGRMLHGMAQQGHAPKMFARVSRHGIPWVTVVVMVLALLVAVYLNYIMPQNVFLVIASLATFATVWVWIMILLSQIGFRRGLTPAQVKALDFPLRGGIYTSLLGIVFLAFIIGLIGYFPDTRISLYAGAIWIVALLIGYRFVRRPAAPDLQQSLPPEE is encoded by the coding sequence ATGCAACAACAAGCCAATAAGTTAAAACGGGGGCTGAATGCGCGCCATATCCGTTTTATGGCATTGGGGTCGGCGATTGGCACCGGCCTGTTCTATGGGTCGGCCGATGCCATCAAGATGGCGGGGCCAAGCGTGTTGCTGGCCTACCTGATCGGCGGTATCGCGGCCTTTATTATCATGCGTGCGCTGGGAGAGATGTCGGTCAACAATCCGCAGGCCAGCTCCTTTTCGCGCTATGCCCAGGATTACCTGGGGCCGATGGCGGGCTACATCACCGGCTGGACCTACTGCTTCGAGATCTTGATCGTCGCCATCGCCGATGTGACGGCGTTCGGTATCTACATGGGGGTCTGGTTCCCGGCGGTGCCCCACTGGATCTGGGTGCTAAGCGTGGTGTTGATCATCGGTGCCGTCAACCTGATGAGTGTGCGGGTCTTCGGCGAATTGGAGTTTTGGTTCTCCTTCTTCAAGGTCGCCACCATCGTGGTGATGATCCTGGCGGGGTTCGGCATCATCATCTGGGGTATCGGCAACGGCGGGCAGCCGACCGGGATCAGCAATCTGTGGAGTCACGGCGGCTTCTTCAGCCATGGCGTGATGGGGATGATACTGTCGTTGCAGTTGGTGATGTTCGCCTACGGTGGGATTGAGATCATCGGTATTACCGCCGGCGAGGCAGCCGATCCTAAGAGGGCGATTCCCAAGGCGATTAACTCGGTGCCGCTACGTATCCTGGTGTTTTATGTCGGTACGCTGTTTGTCATCATGTCTATCTACCCATGGAACCAGGTAGGAACGCAGGGTAGCCCCTTTGTGCTGACCTTCCAGCATATGGGGATCACCGTGGCCGCCGGTATCCTGAACTTCGTGGTGATCACCGCCTCGCTATCGGCGATCAATAGCGATGTGTTCGGTGTGGGGCGTATGTTGCATGGCATGGCGCAGCAAGGGCATGCGCCGAAGATGTTTGCCCGAGTATCGCGTCACGGTATCCCCTGGGTCACGGTGGTGGTGATGGTGCTGGCATTGTTGGTGGCGGTCTACCTGAACTACATCATGCCGCAGAATGTCTTCCTGGTGATCGCCTCCTTGGCGACCTTCGCCACGGTGTGGGTGTGGATCATGATCTTACTGTCGCAGATCGGCTTCCGCCGGGGCCTCACTCCCGCGCAGGTGAAGGCGCTGGACTTCCCGTTACGCGGGGGGATCTACACCTCGCTGCTGGGGATCGTGTTCCTGGCCTTTATCATCGGCTTGATCGGCTACTTCCCCGATACGCGCATCTCGCTGTACGCAGGGGCGATCTGGATCGTGGCGTTGCTGATCGGCTACCGTTTTGTGCGCCGCCCGGCGGCCCCAGATTTGCAGCAGTCCCTACCGCCGGAGGAGTGA
- the brnQ gene encoding branched-chain amino acid transport system II carrier protein, protein MTHRLTSKDILALGFMTFALFVGAGNIIFPPMVGLQSGEHVWIAALGFLITAVGLPVATVVALAKVGGGIDTLSSPLGRRAGLLLATIAYLAVGPLFAIPRTTTVSFEVGIAPLSGEGALPLLVYSLIYFVLVIGISLYPGKLLDTVGHFLAPLKIVALAILGISALLWPAGDFAPATELYRQIPFSSGFINGYLTMDTLGAMVFGIVIVNAARSRGVSDARLLTRYTIWAGLIAGIGLTLVYLSLFKLGSDSGMLVPGAQNGAVILHAYVQHTFGNMGSIFLAALIFIACMVTAVGLTCACAEFFAEYLPLSYRSLVFILGLFSMVVSNLGLSLLIQISIPVLTAIYPPCIVLVVLSFTRRWWCSAPRVFKPVMVISLLFGILDAVKSSALAAQLPSWIEQLPLAQQGLAWLPPSLAMMVLAGLYDRVRGERGRVMSS, encoded by the coding sequence ATGACGCATCGTTTAACCTCTAAAGATATCCTGGCGCTGGGATTTATGACCTTCGCGCTGTTTGTCGGCGCGGGCAACATCATTTTCCCGCCGATGGTCGGACTGCAATCCGGCGAGCATGTCTGGATCGCGGCCTTAGGCTTCCTGATCACGGCGGTCGGTCTGCCCGTGGCGACGGTGGTGGCGCTGGCTAAGGTCGGCGGAGGCATCGATACGCTCAGTTCACCGCTTGGCCGTCGGGCAGGGCTGTTACTGGCGACCATCGCCTACCTGGCGGTGGGGCCGCTATTCGCCATTCCGCGCACCACGACGGTCTCCTTCGAGGTCGGCATCGCGCCGCTGAGCGGCGAAGGGGCGTTACCCTTATTGGTATACAGCCTGATCTACTTCGTTTTAGTGATCGGCATCTCGCTCTATCCGGGCAAACTGTTGGATACCGTCGGTCACTTCTTGGCACCGCTGAAGATCGTCGCCTTGGCGATCCTCGGTATTTCTGCTCTGTTATGGCCGGCGGGCGACTTCGCGCCAGCGACGGAGCTGTATCGCCAGATCCCGTTCTCAAGCGGCTTTATCAATGGGTATTTGACCATGGATACCTTGGGCGCGATGGTGTTCGGCATCGTCATCGTCAATGCGGCGCGTTCACGCGGTGTCAGCGATGCGCGCCTGTTGACACGCTATACCATCTGGGCCGGACTGATCGCCGGTATCGGCTTGACCCTGGTCTACCTGAGCCTGTTTAAGCTGGGATCTGACAGTGGGATGTTGGTTCCGGGCGCCCAGAATGGGGCGGTGATCCTCCATGCCTATGTGCAGCATACCTTTGGCAACATGGGGTCGATTTTCCTGGCCGCGTTGATCTTCATCGCCTGCATGGTGACGGCGGTTGGCCTGACTTGCGCTTGCGCTGAGTTTTTCGCCGAATACCTGCCGCTGAGCTACCGTAGCCTGGTCTTCATCCTCGGGCTGTTCTCTATGGTAGTCTCCAACCTAGGATTGAGCCTGTTGATTCAGATTTCGATTCCGGTGCTGACGGCGATCTATCCGCCGTGCATTGTGTTGGTGGTGCTGAGTTTTACCCGCCGCTGGTGGTGCAGCGCGCCGCGTGTCTTCAAGCCGGTGATGGTGATCAGCCTGCTGTTCGGCATCCTGGACGCCGTGAAATCATCGGCCTTGGCGGCTCAGTTACCGAGCTGGATCGAGCAGCTACCGTTGGCGCAACAGGGGCTGGCCTGGTTGCCGCCATCGTTGGCGATGATGGTGCTGGCCGGACTATACGACCGCGTTCGCGGGGAGCGTGGGCGCGTCATGTCGTCGTAA
- a CDS encoding EAL domain-containing protein, giving the protein MKVDKHRTILALQCSRWGVPLLLTLLVIPLSILYSPRVILPHGQAYLIALLPAAALSLLFLYGTRLLAAIVLVTLGTLYLAYGLTPLFAVGGPFSLTLLLCCWGYTLQSGERWRAGLARPKLLWPRLFWLAGMFPLLFILLTQIIVTMGMFSGHPFFAERIPFSLSTLTNYQAMVLGVLAATPLYYHLLRLLHHPQYWRVMRQRCRNEQASDVARWERPLWGAVVVVMIALLCIRAQAQGSILFTDYTLALLLPVMIFGAMRYGYLLSTLVWSSAVMVLLFNYEGYVELDDLSRNICFITAMMIVFSLTVILMAAINSRQRRLYQQMRRAAMVDPLVHLPNMRCLERDLRRHGGSVLCFVRIANLDSLCRTYGMQVRLAYKQRLASALRTVLSAEEQVYHLPGYDLLIRLRPATSSSSLRRIERAVRSFRLQWSGLPLKRQHGLCYCRVPGAFEGLSDLIGELSAMAEHSLDSGRVECLALNQRRLQRGIARKSGMLRQLQQALEQQRLVLLAQPIIGFRGERYQEIVLALRDDQGALLSADRFLPIADEFGLRATIDRWIVTQTLAFIANHRYALAGIRVAISLSGTTLSPPTLPGWLATVLQQAHIEPWQLILIFDATELAALAPARSTLEALRTMGCHLALDGVDGVHAGEGLSGEAQADILLMTPSLSRRAQPESLERYIVAALCQVAYLRRQRVVARAVEGDAQRQHLRQLGIDAVQGRDAGQAIPLAELLSSEGEKKE; this is encoded by the coding sequence ATGAAAGTAGATAAGCATCGCACAATCTTGGCATTGCAGTGTTCACGCTGGGGCGTGCCGCTTCTGTTGACCCTCCTGGTTATCCCCCTCAGCATCCTGTACTCCCCGCGTGTGATCTTGCCACATGGTCAGGCTTATCTGATCGCGCTTTTACCCGCGGCGGCACTTTCTCTGCTGTTCTTATATGGGACGCGGCTGTTGGCGGCGATCGTGCTGGTCACCCTCGGGACACTCTATCTGGCCTATGGCCTGACGCCGCTCTTCGCGGTCGGTGGCCCTTTTAGCCTGACGCTATTGCTCTGTTGCTGGGGCTATACCCTACAGAGCGGCGAACGCTGGCGCGCCGGTCTGGCGCGGCCCAAACTGTTATGGCCCCGGCTCTTCTGGCTGGCGGGCATGTTTCCGTTGCTGTTCATCCTGTTGACGCAGATTATCGTCACCATGGGGATGTTTTCCGGTCATCCCTTCTTCGCCGAACGCATTCCCTTCTCGCTGAGTACCTTAACCAACTATCAGGCGATGGTCTTGGGTGTCCTCGCCGCGACCCCTCTCTATTACCACCTGCTACGGCTGTTGCATCACCCGCAATATTGGCGAGTAATGCGTCAACGTTGCCGTAACGAACAGGCCAGTGACGTTGCGCGCTGGGAGCGTCCTCTCTGGGGCGCGGTCGTGGTGGTGATGATCGCGCTGTTGTGCATTCGCGCACAGGCCCAGGGCAGTATCCTGTTTACCGATTACACCCTGGCTCTGCTGTTGCCGGTGATGATCTTTGGCGCCATGCGTTACGGTTATCTACTGAGTACCCTGGTCTGGTCGTCGGCGGTCATGGTGTTGCTGTTTAACTACGAGGGCTATGTCGAGCTGGACGATCTGAGCCGTAACATCTGCTTCATCACGGCGATGATGATTGTCTTCAGTTTGACGGTGATCCTGATGGCGGCGATCAACAGTCGTCAGCGGCGTCTCTACCAACAGATGCGTCGCGCGGCGATGGTCGATCCGTTGGTCCATCTGCCCAATATGCGTTGTCTCGAGCGCGATCTACGGCGACATGGCGGGTCGGTACTCTGCTTCGTCCGCATCGCCAACTTGGATTCGTTGTGTCGAACGTATGGCATGCAGGTGCGACTGGCCTATAAACAGCGCTTGGCCTCGGCGTTGCGTACGGTGTTGAGCGCCGAGGAGCAGGTCTATCATCTACCGGGGTATGATCTGCTGATCCGTCTGCGACCGGCGACTTCCTCATCCAGCTTGCGCCGGATAGAGCGCGCGGTACGGAGTTTCCGTTTGCAGTGGAGTGGTCTACCGCTGAAACGCCAGCATGGCTTGTGCTATTGCCGCGTGCCGGGGGCGTTCGAAGGGCTATCCGACCTGATCGGCGAGCTGAGTGCGATGGCCGAGCACTCTTTAGATAGCGGACGGGTGGAGTGCTTGGCGTTAAATCAGCGTCGCTTGCAGCGGGGTATCGCGCGCAAGAGTGGGATGTTACGTCAGTTACAGCAGGCGCTGGAGCAGCAACGCCTAGTCTTGCTGGCTCAACCGATCATCGGCTTTCGCGGGGAGCGTTATCAGGAGATTGTGCTGGCGTTGCGCGATGATCAGGGGGCATTACTTTCCGCCGACCGCTTCTTGCCTATCGCCGATGAGTTTGGCCTACGCGCCACGATCGATCGTTGGATTGTCACGCAGACACTGGCGTTTATCGCCAACCATCGCTACGCCTTGGCAGGGATCCGCGTGGCGATTTCGTTGTCCGGCACCACGCTAAGCCCTCCGACGCTACCAGGCTGGCTGGCCACAGTATTGCAGCAGGCGCATATCGAGCCTTGGCAGTTGATTCTGATTTTCGATGCGACGGAATTGGCGGCATTGGCGCCCGCTCGTTCTACCTTGGAGGCGCTGCGCACGATGGGTTGCCACCTCGCTCTCGATGGCGTCGATGGCGTACACGCCGGCGAGGGGCTGTCGGGCGAGGCGCAGGCCGATATCCTGCTGATGACCCCGTCACTGAGTCGCCGGGCACAGCCCGAGTCGCTGGAGCGCTACATCGTGGCGGCGTTGTGCCAGGTTGCGTATCTGCGGCGTCAGCGCGTGGTGGCGAGAGCGGTGGAGGGGGATGCGCAGCGCCAGCATCTGAGGCAACTGGGGATCGATGCGGTCCAGGGGCGTGATGCGGGGCAGGCGATTCCGCTGGCGGAGCTGCTGTCCTCGGAGGGGGAGAAGAAAGAATAA
- a CDS encoding YfgG family protein, whose product MKRRTNGHMTRIVLLISFIILFGRLLYASIGAISHHQDQLRQTPASEQSQASSRSDNGPRD is encoded by the coding sequence ATGAAACGACGAACCAACGGACACATGACTCGAATCGTCCTGCTGATCAGCTTTATCATTTTGTTTGGCCGCCTGCTCTACGCCTCCATCGGTGCCATTAGCCACCACCAAGATCAACTCCGTCAAACACCCGCTAGCGAACAGAGCCAAGCCTCCTCTCGCAGTGATAACGGCCCGCGCGACTGA